One Candidatus Zixiibacteriota bacterium genomic window, TTCGGTTTACAATCTCGGTGAATATGCTTTCGGTCGACCTACTCGCATCACCGTGGCTACCTCGCTGGGGAAAGCCGGCGTGATCAATATCGAGCGCGAGGCCGAACTTTCCGGGCCGATTCACAACAAGGGTGTTCTCATTCTTGGCGGCTTCATGCGCCAGACGTTCGCTCAGGACAAACCGCTGGTGATGTCGGCATCGATCTCGTTCGAGCAATCATACTCGGGCGTCGACGGCGACTCTGCGTCTTCGACTGAAATCTACGCTATTCTCTCATCGTTGTCCGAGATACCGATTCGCCAGGACATCGCCGTGACCGGCTCGGTCAACCAGAAAGGCGAAATTCAACCGATCGGCGGTGTCAACGAGAAGATCGAGGGCTTCTACGATGTCTGCGTTGCCCGCAAACTAACCGGCAAACAGGGCGTGATGATTCCGCATCAAAACGTCAACGACCTGTTGCTTCGCCCGGATGTCATCGATGCGATCAAGGCGGGTAAGTTCCACATTTACTCCGTAAAAACGATTGACGAGGGGATCGAGATTCTCACCGGCATCAAATCGGGTAAACGACTCGCAAGCGGATGTTTCAGCAAGGGCTCGGTTCTCGCGGCCGTAGACGACAAGTTGGTAGAGATGGCCTACGTTACGCAGAATTTCGGACGAGATAATAACGATACGTCGTTGAACTCATCGAAGAAGTAATGAAGCCGTCGTAGTGGATGTGTGCGATTAATTGTTGACGCAGGTTAATTTTAAATCTTTTTTTGAAGTAGATTCTGTTGGCGAAGCACACGACGATAGAGATAGCGGACGGAGAAAAGAATTGATCATGTATTTTTAGTTGACTTGAAGATGCTCCGGCCGTTCGTTCGCGGTACAACCCTTTCATGGAGGATGTTCGATGCGCAAAGCCAAAACGAAAGCCGCTCCCAAGAAAAAGGTAGCTGCTAAGAAAAAAGCGGCTCCCAAGAAAAAAGCGGCTCCGAAGAAAAAGGTCGCTGCCAAGAAGCCGGTTGCTCTGAAGAAGGCAGCTGCCAAGAAGAAGGCTGCACCGAAGAAGAAAGTAGCAAAGAAAGTCCGTTGCGCCGCAATTACCAAGGATGGAAAGCGTTGCAAGCGTTTCACCGACGGCAAGGGCAAATTCTGCTCGGTACATAAGAAGGCCAAGAAGAAATAAGGACTTTCTTCGCAGAAATAAAAAACGCGACCAGGACGGCCGCGTTTTTTTATGCTCGTGTTTTGGACCGGTCGATTAGAAATCCGCACCGATGGAAAAATAATACTGCGGTTTCTCGGCGACATGCAAATAGTCGGTTGCCCAGGCTATGTCGTAGCGGAGAAGAATGAAGCCGAGATTGGCGCGCATACCGAATCCGAAGGCGGCATGGACGTCCTCCAGGTGGTCGCCGCCCGACGATGATCCAAACCTGAATTTCTCCCCCTTGCGAATAGCTGCCCCCATGTCGTAGAACAACGCTCCCCCAACTCGGCTTAAGACCAACGGCAGCGGGAAACGCATCACGAAGTAATCGATCAACGGGAAGCGGAATTCGAGATTCATCAAGCCATAGCGGTTGCCGCTGAGGGAATAATAATCGACTCCGCGCAACGGAGTGACCACGTCGGCGAAGTACAGATTCTCGACGTCGTAGACCTCGGCGTCGAGGGTGCGATTGCCGATCCAGTTGGTGGTGCCGCCGAGGAAGTAGGTCTTGGGCGTCATGCCGTCGCTGTAACCGCCCGACATACGAATCGCGAAGGAGTAGCTTTGTCCGAGACGGATATACTTACGATAGTCGAATTCCGCCGAGTAGAACTCCACGCCCTTTGTGTCGAACAAATTGCGTCCGGCGGTCAAAGTCAGCTTGGCGCGGCGACCGTTTGTCGGTCCGGTTAATCCCCAGATGATATTATCGGTTACCCATTCCAGCGAACCGGTTGTCACCCGGGCATTACGGTCAGGCCGGGTGTCATCGATGTCGAGATATTCGCGATCGATGAAATACTGCGATACTACTGCATCCACGCGACTGAAGGTCGAAAAAGGCCTTCGGGCGAAAGCCTGTATTCCATAAAAACGGTCGCTGAACAGGTATTCATAATCGCTGATTTCTTCGATGTAATAGTTCTTACTGTGGAACAGGCCGACACCGAAATTAGTGCGCTTGGTGCTGTTGTAGTAATAGGCCTGGAAGTTCGACTGATCGATCGAATTGTACAAATCGGTCAAGAAGATAATATCATGATTGCCGAGATAGTCGGAGAACCAGAACACCGTCTGCCCGCGTAGCCCGAAGAAGGTGTCATAGGCGAATCCGCCTCCGACGTAATCGGGAGTGAACTTGACCTTGTATGGTTTGACTTCATAATCACCTTCGGAGTTTGGCGGAGCGATCGAGTCGAACGAGGCCGGTTCGGTTTGCCCAATTCGCATGCCGTGACCGGTGCTGTCCCCATCCATATCCTGCATGATGTCTCCCAGCGGATCATCGCTGGAGCTTCCCACGAAAACGAATTCACCGTCGTAAATACCGGTTTCAGTAATGGTCCCGTCGGCTTTGCCTTTATCCACTACCTCAGGAGTCGTTGCCGTGGTATCGGAGGTGCTTACCGTGGTGTCGGCAACGGTTGTCGTGTCGGAGGCGGTTGTTATGGAATCCACAGGGACGCTTGCTAAAACCGTACTGTCGGCCTTCGCGCTGTCAACGGTTGTCTCGGTAGTTGCTGCCGTCGTATCAACGGCGATATTGGATAAAGCAGCAGTGGTGTCGATCACGGCCAAAGTTGTATCGACGGCGCCGCTGTCGATCGTAAGCGTGTCTGATACCGAGATCGTTTCAACCGTATCGACCGTCGGAAGGTCCGATGGGACAGCGTTGTAATCGAGCGGTAGTGAATCGCGTGTCGCTACAGCGCTGTCCTGGTCCGGTTCTTTGCCTCTGACGTAAGTATCATACCGGCCCTGGTAGAAATCAGTCGGTTCGAGCACACCGTTGTTCCCTACCGGCGCCAGATCCTTCAAAACGAAAATATCCAGCCCGCCTTTATTGAATGCTTCCACCGCGAGTTTTTTACCGTTGGGAGACCAGGATACATACATGATCCCGGTGAGAATATCCGTCACCGCTACCGCCTGACCGGAGTCGGGATATGTGATATAGACGTTGTCGATGCCGTTGCGATTGGATATGAAGGCAACCTTGGAGCCATCGGGTGAAACCGTTGGTTTGACATTTTGCCCCGGTCCTACCGGAAGCGGTTTGATTTCCCGACTGTCGATGTCGATCGTATGCAGATTGTAGGAGCCGTAGTCAAAATCACCCGGCATCAATGCCCCGTCGGAGACATAAGGATGAGGTTCGGTCCGAGGATCGGAATTATCGGGATGCGGCCGATCCGAGGAAAAGACCAAACGAGTCGAGCCCGGGAACCAGCTCACGTCGACGTCGTCGTAGCGGTCATCGGTGATTCTGCGGACTTCGTCGCTTTTCATATCATAAATGAATATATCGCGCTTGTTGCCCTCAAGAGCGGAAAAAGCCACCATCTCGGAGTTGGGAGAAAAAGCCGGAGACATGATGCTGTAAAAATCGAATCGTTTCTTGATCGTAACTTTTTTCTTCCGCAGGTCCATGAAGAACAGTGATTCCTTGCCGCTGGATTTGGCCACAAACACCAGGTAGCGACCATCGGGCGAAAACGAAATACCCGAGACATAGGAATGAAGCGACTCCAGATCACCCGAACGGGAACCCTTTACGAGACGGTCTACGACTTTGCCGTCATCGATCGAGATCAGTACGATCTCAGTATAGTCCCAGCGGTCGGTGAACATGGCGATCACATCACCTTCGGCTGAGAACACCGGTTTTTCGTTGGCGTAGGAACCGTCCTCGCGAGATTTGGTCAGTTTCTTGCCAACTTCCTCAATCTCTTTACGCTTGGCTATTTCCGGCCAGTAGCGCCGTTTCATCTCTTTGGAGAATTCTTCCCAGAATTTCTCCATATCGATTCCGAGAGTGTGTTTAATGGTGCGGTCCATCGAGAGAAACACTTTCCCTCGCTTGAACAACTCGCCGATCTTGTCTTCGCCGTATTTGTCGGCGATATATTTGACCATAGCCTGCCCCTCACGATAGGCGTTGTAGCCCGTGAGGTAGAGCGGTGGATACAAATAACCGTTGATAGTGGCGTCGCGCACCCACATATCCGAAAAATAATCCCAGCCGTGACGTGATGAATACTCGGCAAAACCTTCGGCCAGCCACAGCGGTTGTTGGAAAAGCCGCTGTTTTGAAATCAGCGACGATAAAGCTCGACCGTATATGAGATCGTACACGACGGCGTGAGTTAACTCATGGTGCAGCACATGGCGGAAATCCGAATAAGAACCGCTGAACGGGACGACCATGCGGTTTTTGTAAGCTTCGGTGAAGCCGCCGGTGCCCTCGCCGATCAGCGACGAGAGGATATTGGTCTGCTGAAAATCGTTATGTGAATTGTAGATGAAGACCGGGATTCGTCGCTGCACGAGATAATTCAATTCCGTGCTGATTTCTACATAGGCCGATTCAGCCACAGTCGCGGCGAATTTGGCCGTTTCATAGGCGTCTTCATAAAAGTAAATATCGAAGTGCCGTGTCTGGATATAGTTCCAGTCGAAATCCTTGTAGCGTACCTTGTTTTTACCGAAATAGGTTTCCTGGGCCGAGGCAGCGACCGAAAGAGCCAACAACATCAGAGCCGTCAGGAGGAACGTTTTTTTCATGGAATTCCACATCCTATAATTATGACATGTCACAGGCGGCACTGTTTTAACGATTCAGACGCCCGTTGGTTCATTAAAATCCGGTGCTATAAAATCCCGTCGAGGCAGGCTTGATACAATCTGTCCCGGAGATCAATTTGTTACTCTTGTTATATCGGCCCCAAGCTCCGACAGCTTTTCCTCCATCCGACTGTATCCCCGGTCGACATGATACACTCGAAGGATTTCCGACTTCCCTTCAGCCGCCAGAGCCGCCAGGATAATCCCGGCTCCGGCCCTGATATCGGAGGCCATAATTTCGGCCCCCTGGAGTTTCGAGGTTCCGAAAACTATCGCTTCATCACCGCTGACGTTGATCTCGGCGCCGAGTCGACGCATCTCCATAGTGTGCGACCAGCGATCCCGGAACACCGTCTCGCGGATATTCGAAGTGCCGTCGGCGATACAGGCAGCCGCCATGATACAGGCCTGCAGGTCGGTCGGAAAACCGGGGAAGGGGAAGGTGGTTACCGACACCGGCTTGAGTCTCTTTGGCCCTTTAACCCGTATGCTCGTGCGTTCCGTCTCTGTTCGGCAACCCATCTCCTGCAACTTATGAAGAACCAAAGTCAGGTGATTCGGATCGATACCGGAAACGGAAACATCACCCGCCGTCACAGCGGCGGCAATAAGGTAAGTCCCGGCCACCAGACGGTCACCGGAGACACGAAAATCAACCGCTTTAAGCGTCTTAACCGGTTCCACTACTACATTAGGCGTTCCCGCGCCGTGAATTTTAGCTCCGGCTTTATTCAGGAAGTTCGCTACGTCAACAATTTCCGGATCGCAGGCGGCGTTGGCTATATACGTTTTATTTTTAGCCGTCACCGCTCCGAACAGGATATTCTCAGTCCCGGTGTGTGAAGGACGATCGAAATATATCGATCCTCCTGCCAATTGTTTAGCCCGCGCCACGACATATCCGGCCCTTTCCGTCACCCTGGCGCCCATGTCCTTGAACGCCTGGATATGGAAATTGACCGGACGCGCGCCGAGCACACAGCCGCCCGGCAATGACACCCGCGCCTGCCCCATACGGGCCAGAAGCGGTCCCAGAACCAGGAACGAGCCCCGCATTTGTCGCATCAACTCATAAGGAGCCGTAGCACGGTTGACCCGGGAGGCGTCGATTGCCATAACGTGCTTGTGGTCATCATATTCAACCACCGCTCCCAGGTATTCCAATACCCGGATTATCGTCCTGATATCTCGGAGCGGTGGTACATTCCTGACAATCGTCTTTCCTTTTCTGATTAATAGCGCCCCGCAGATAATCGGCAGAGCAGCGTTTTTTGAACCCTCTACCTGGAGCTTTCCCCTGAGACGACGACCGCCGTTGACCACGAATTTATCCATCGCGTAAAGAGCCTTTCTTTCATATAAACGGGCAACCGAACGATATACCCATCGCGGTTTTTGTATTGATACTATTAATGAAGCTGATCCGGATGAAATAAACTTAAAACTGGGGAGAAGGGGGGGCTGATCAAAGCCATTACCCGCAGTGAATCATTGAAGTATCTGAAAAGCAGTTGAATTTGAGGACCGGATGTCAACAAAACCGTACATTTTGTTTACATCTTGGCGTAAATGTAAACGGAATGGCTAATTTTGTTTACATCTTTGTAAGTTTGCTGAATTGTCAGAGGAAAAAAAAGAAACAGGATCACACCGGTTGGACGACTTCAAAGCTGGCTCGGACCCGCTCGAAAAACTCAATGGCCTCGGCCTGGCAGTAGTCGGTCGAAGTCCAGGGCAGGCGGGTGAATCGACCCTTGGCCCAGATCAGGGCAATCTCGGCAAACACGCCGTCACGCAGATAGATCCGATGGCGGTAATCGCGGGCGGCGGCCATAACCAGGTTATCGGCGGTCATGATACCGGGATCGATATTTACCGTGCGGAACATATAATCTTCCACTTTGTCCGAAAACGCAGCCTCGATCTTGCGGCAGGCGCTCTTTATTTCCGGAAGGGCATTTCGGGCCACTAGTTTCTCGAAAGCGAAAAAGCGCAGGCGCAGGTCCTCACCCATTTCTTCCTTGTAGGTCTGGCGGCAGTTGCAGTCCAGGTCGGCGGTCTCGAAATCCACCCGCCCGAACCGGCGCTCCATTACGCGAAGAGCATCGGCGACAGCATCTACCGAAGAATAAATAACCGCCACTACCAGACGGCCCTCGGGCGGTTCTTGAGTTCTAACCATGGCATATTGATTACCGGGCGCCGGGGAAAGAATCAACAAAAACCGGTCGTAAAAGCCCAACAACACCGGGGAAAGCCGTATTTGATGTTGACAGACATTTGTATCAAAGGCATTTTCCTTTTATAAGGATCATGTGACAGCATTTACATAATTACGGAGGAGTCATTAATGAAGACGTTGCTGACGGCAGCAATCGCAGCCGTTCTTCTGGTTGGTACCGTTTCGGCCCAGCTTCCCAAGTTCGGGGCGGGGGCATTCGGCGGTGTGAGTATCCCGGTGGTCCAGGATGACCAGACAAACGGTACCGTATTCGGCGCCAGAGGGCGAGTCGGGTTGCTCCCGATCCTGCAGATTGAGCCCTATTTTGCTTCTACCCAATGGGGTGCTCCGGATCCGGTCGACGGTGTCAATTTGGGAATCGATGGTTCAACGGTTACGGCGTTCGGTCTCGATGCCACTATCGGTTTTCCCCCCGCTAAACTCGGTCTCAAACCGTTTCTTACCGGCGGGATCGGTTCGTTCAAGGTCAAGAACGACGATACCGGTTATGATGAATCCAAACTCGGGTTCAATGCCGGTTTGGGGCTGGGAATTGGTGTTTCGCCGTTTCTCGATATCGATGTCCGAGGAGTAGCTATGATCGCGCCGCAGGAAAGCGGCTCTAAAAAAGCGATCAACCTGATGGCCGGTGTAACTTATAACTTCGGCATCAAGTAAGGAGTACCGCCATGTTGAAAAAGATTCAGATGCTGCCGCTTGGGGGCTTGATCGTGTCGGCTCTGCTGGTTGCCGGGTGCCTGATCGTTTCCGGGACTTTCGTGATCGTGAAGGATTTCGATATGACTGCCGAGGCCGGCTTCTACTTCTACCAGGTAGACCTGACGACCGAACCGGATTGGGATGATCACAAGGACGATATCGACTTTATCGATGCCGTAGGGGTGGAATTCACGATTGTTTCAACCGAGACTTCGGATGTGGCTTTCAGCGTTTATGTCGATGACTACAGCGGCGCGGGAGCCAATCCGACCTCGATTCTCCCCACGGCCGATGTTATCATCGACAGTCTCACGGTATCGCCGGGAACGACCAGGATTACCTACGGCGAATCTCTGACTTTTCTTCGGAATATCCCGCGACTCAAGTCGCTGGTGAGATCCGGCAAGTTCGATTATTACGCCGGCAGCACCGGCAACGACGGCGAGACGTTCGTTATTACCGAGGGTAAGGTTGTCGTGACGCTTTCCGCCAGCGGCAGTTGATGCTCTCGGGAATTTTGAGAAGGTCGAACGTCCGGGTATTCGTCATGACTCTATCCTGGTTAGAGCGATACAGAGCCGCCCGCGGCGCGAGATCAAGTCCCTAAGACGCGTAGCGGCGGGGCTTGTCTCCGCCGCCAAAGGCCTTTCTCAACGTGCAAACGAGGCCGATGGCGCGACTGCTCCACCGGCTGCTTCTTGCGAGTGAGCGATGCGATACAAGAAATCTTTACCAAAAGGCATTCTTTGTACGAATTTTACGTTATTCTCGTGATTCCCTAACGTATAAAGATTAAAGAATGTGTGGTTTTAGTTGATCGACAGCCTTGATGAGAAGTATAGATAGATCAGATTTGGAGGTCCTTATGGAAGTTGGACTTGTTTACTCGAGTAAGGATCCACGTCAGGCTAAGACACGGGACTTCGTAGTTAACTTTCTTAACGAGCGCGGGGTTTTGGCCAACGTCGTGGAATGCGACAGCCCGGTTGATGTGCCCCGGATTACTATCAACGGTTGTGAGGTGGCGGCGAAACCTCGCAAGACCGGAAAGCGCATGAGTGTGTTGTATTTCCCGTCAATGGATGATATCACGAAAGCGCTTGAGCGCGGTATCTGGTGTGTCTAAATATCCGCAGGCCCAACAGGGTTGAGCACGAAGGCCGGGACAGGATGTCCCGGCCTTTTTGTATGTCTTGAATTCACCTCTCCGTAGAGTCCCCCCTTCCGTCTGGTGGCCCATCCGTCCACGGGTGGGACGTCCTGTGCCCCACCCCTCGGGTGGGATTTCCAAATCGACAACAACATCCCGTCAAACGTCGCTCCTGCGGAAGCAGGAGCCTATCTTCTCTTCGTCCTTTGGCCGCAAACGTCTTCGTCTGCCCCAATGTTGTTGTGCCGTCAGGTGTCTCTGCCCGGTGGTTTCGTTGCTTGTCAGAACCTCGCTTCGCGATCCGCCTGCGGCCGACCGGGGGTTCTGACCTACTAGGAACCTGGTGGCCCGCCCGTCCACGGGCGGGATATATCTGAAAGCTCCGAACAAAGGTGCCCCTCCCGGGCGGAAGCAACGAATCAAAACACCGTAGCGCAGGTCCGTCTTCGAACCTGCATTCTTCCTTCGTAGGTCGGCGTTCCGAAGTGAGCGCGGGCGAAGCCCCGAGAACGGAGAAACCCGACAATTCCCGGACGATTCCACCGACTGATATTGACCTGTGTTCTCTTCTGGAAACCCTGGGCAAGCCCAGGGCCACCCGACCTTTTGCCTCTTGAGGAAGAAGAATGTCCAGCCAGGTCGCAGACCCGGTCCCAAAGCTCCGGGGGCCGGCGGCACGACATCAAGCCTCCATTTGATACCAATGAACCATAGCGGTTCATCCAATGGCGGTCTGCCGGGTAGTTGTTCGACACCTTCCTCGATCCCTGCTTGAACAGAATAGGCGCAGCACACCAAGGCTCCGTAGGGAGGCCAGATTTCGCCGCGACCTAGGACCTCAGCGAGAGTTGGGACCGGAGGCTCCGGCAATGACCAAGTCACATCAAGCAACTCGGGAAACAGCGTTACAAGGTAGCGCGGGGGATCAGCGACTGAAGGCTCGAACCGTTCTGCGTCAACCAGCATCACCTTGAGCAGCCGCCCAGTCTCGGCATCAATGTAGGCCGTGCCCCTGTCCGGTAAGGGTCGCTCAGAGTCCCGGTCCTTCCAAAAGATCGGGCGGAACCCCTCCAGATCAATTGCCCAGGCCGGACGATCGAGAAGCAGGTCGGGAAACAGGAGGCTGTCGAGCGGAACGTTGGTGTCGCGGGGCAGCGGGGCAAGCTTCGGCTCGCCCATCTTGAGCGCTTTCTCCGCAACGGTATCCGCTCCGATCACATACTCCCGCGCCAACTCCACCGCCTTCTCGGCAGTGATTTGAGGAGTAGGGGCATCCTGAGCATACATCGCCGCAGAAAGGACTACGGCAGCAATAATGGCAGTTATTTTCAAAACTCTACCGGTCAACAGGCACGTCTCGCTGCAACATCTTGGGCGGGTAAACAGCGCTATCTTTCTCCAAGAACACGAATGTCCAGCCCGGTCGTAGATCCGGTCTCAATGGGTATTCCGCTGCGGGGACAATGTCACTTCTCCATTTGATCCCAATCATCCAGACCGGCTCGTCATCCGGTGGTACCTCCCTCGCGTGTTCACTATTAGGGGGCAAATGCACCTGAACATAATACGCAC contains:
- the murA gene encoding UDP-N-acetylglucosamine 1-carboxyvinyltransferase, whose protein sequence is MDKFVVNGGRRLRGKLQVEGSKNAALPIICGALLIRKGKTIVRNVPPLRDIRTIIRVLEYLGAVVEYDDHKHVMAIDASRVNRATAPYELMRQMRGSFLVLGPLLARMGQARVSLPGGCVLGARPVNFHIQAFKDMGARVTERAGYVVARAKQLAGGSIYFDRPSHTGTENILFGAVTAKNKTYIANAACDPEIVDVANFLNKAGAKIHGAGTPNVVVEPVKTLKAVDFRVSGDRLVAGTYLIAAAVTAGDVSVSGIDPNHLTLVLHKLQEMGCRTETERTSIRVKGPKRLKPVSVTTFPFPGFPTDLQACIMAAACIADGTSNIRETVFRDRWSHTMEMRRLGAEINVSGDEAIVFGTSKLQGAEIMASDIRAGAGIILAALAAEGKSEILRVYHVDRGYSRMEEKLSELGADITRVTN
- a CDS encoding DUF4416 family protein; this translates as MVRTQEPPEGRLVVAVIYSSVDAVADALRVMERRFGRVDFETADLDCNCRQTYKEEMGEDLRLRFFAFEKLVARNALPEIKSACRKIEAAFSDKVEDYMFRTVNIDPGIMTADNLVMAAARDYRHRIYLRDGVFAEIALIWAKGRFTRLPWTSTDYCQAEAIEFFERVRASFEVVQPV
- a CDS encoding outer membrane beta-barrel protein, giving the protein MKTLLTAAIAAVLLVGTVSAQLPKFGAGAFGGVSIPVVQDDQTNGTVFGARGRVGLLPILQIEPYFASTQWGAPDPVDGVNLGIDGSTVTAFGLDATIGFPPAKLGLKPFLTGGIGSFKVKNDDTGYDESKLGFNAGLGLGIGVSPFLDIDVRGVAMIAPQESGSKKAINLMAGVTYNFGIK